TGTATGTATTCTCAGAAAACGGATTAAATGCAAAGGATTTTACGTGCAACATTCTTTTTAATTTAGATGTAAAAATATAAAACATTAACTTAGCAAGATGAAGGTAATTAAACTATTTTTTCTTTTTTTAAGTGCAATTTCTTTTGGACAGGAAATTAAAAGTATCCAAATTTTTAATCCTAAAACCAATGATGAAACGCCAGTTATTGCTCAAGGTGGACAATTGATTTTGAGATTTGATGATTTGTCCAACAGCAGCCAATTGTATAGATATACTTATAAACATTACAACAAGAATTGGGAAGAAGACGGTTTGTTTTTTACCGAATTTGCCAATGGAAGTATGAATGCTTTGATTGAAAATTTCCAATATTCTTTCAATACGTACCAGAAATATACGCACTACGAATTAGCTTTCCCGAATGAGAAAATTCAGCCAAAAATTTCTGGAAATTATGAGATTATCGTTTACAAAGATTCTCAGGAAAAACCTTTGTTTACAAGACGATTTTGTATCTATGAAGATGGCGCTAATTTGGGAATCAATGTCACAAGATTTATTGATGCAAAAAATCCTAATGCAAAACAACGAATTGAAATTCAGGCGACTGGAAACGGCTCAGGAATTACCAATAATTTGTCGTCGCTTTCATTGAGTGTTATTCAGAATAACAATTGGGATATTTCTTTGAAAAACCTTCGTCCAAGTTCTACAATGGGAAATCAGCTTTTGTTCCAACAATTGAATTTAGCTTTTCCAGGAAATAATGAGTTCTATTATTTTGATAATAAAGTGATGAATCAAGCTTTGGATATGGTTGCCAATACGGAAAATATCGATGGCAGAAATTATACTTATCTTCATCCTGTTTGGGCTTATCCAGGAGATTATCAGTACCAACCAGACGTGAATGGCGCTTTTTATTTCCGTAGAAATGATTTGGGGATTGAAAGAAATGCGGACAGAGAAGCAGATTATTCCTGGGTTTATTTTGCTTTAGACAGTCAGAAATCAGATAAAGAATTCTATGTTCTTGGGATGTTCAATGATTATAAAGCCGATAAAACCAGCCAAATGCAATACGATGAAAAGTCTCAAAA
The genomic region above belongs to Epilithonimonas zeae and contains:
- a CDS encoding type IX secretion system plug protein, with translation MKVIKLFFLFLSAISFGQEIKSIQIFNPKTNDETPVIAQGGQLILRFDDLSNSSQLYRYTYKHYNKNWEEDGLFFTEFANGSMNALIENFQYSFNTYQKYTHYELAFPNEKIQPKISGNYEIIVYKDSQEKPLFTRRFCIYEDGANLGINVTRFIDAKNPNAKQRIEIQATGNGSGITNNLSSLSLSVIQNNNWDISLKNLRPSSTMGNQLLFQQLNLAFPGNNEFYYFDNKVMNQALDMVANTENIDGRNYTYLHPVWAYPGDYQYQPDVNGAFYFRRNDLGIERNADREADYSWVYFALDSQKSDKEFYVLGMFNDYKADKTSQMQYDEKSQKYIAKIYLKQGFYSYIIATKGADGKLNYGEVNGNFWQTENLYQAFLYYTPFGRNFDGLIGYGELRTPVR